Within the Devosia lucknowensis genome, the region CAGACCAAGGCGCGTCAGAAGGGCAATCGCCCGCTCGCGCCGCGCCGAGGCGTCGGCTCCGGCATAGACGGCCGGCACTTCGACATTCTCGACGGCGTCGAGATCGGGCAGAAGCTGATAGCGCTGGAAGATGAAGCCGAAATGCTCGCGCCGGAGGGCAGCCAGAGCATCGGCATCGAGCTTGCTGACATCCTTGCCGGCGAACCGGTAGGTGCCTTCGCTGGCGCGGTCGAGACACCCCAGAATGTTCATCAGGGTCGACTTGCCCGACCCCGACTGGCCGATGATCGCGACCATCTCGCCGCGATGGATATCGACGTCCACGCCCTTGAGCACGGCGACGGCTTCGCCGCCCGCCTGGAAGCGCCTGATGAGACCGGAGATGGAAATGATCGGCTGACCACGGCCAGCATCATGGGCCTGGGCGCCGACGCCCTCACGGGGGCTGAAAGGCCGGTTCATCAACCACCCCCGCGCGGCAGCATCATGCCCATGCCGCCCGGCCCGCCACGCGAACCGCCACCCTGGCTACCACCGGAGAGCCGGGCGCCCGTGGCGTTGACGACCTGATCGCCCTCGGCGAGACCGGAAATGATTTCGGCGCTGATATTGTTGTTGAGGCCCACCTCGACGGTAGCCGGCCGGGTCTCCTCGCTCGCTGGGTCGTAGACCATCACGGAAATGGCGCCATCGGGACCGCGTCGGGTCACCAGGCTGGACGGCAAGGTCAGGACGTCGCGGGCTTCGTCGAGCACGATGGTCACCGATGCGGTCATCGAGATGCGCAGGCGATGGTTCTCGTTGGGCACTTCGAACAGCCCATTGTAGTAGACCGCGCTGCCGGACGTGGCTGTGTCGTCGGCGATGGACGTCGGCGCAGGCTCAATTTCGCGCAAAGTGGCCTCGATGCGCTCGTCGGGTTCGCCGAGGATGGTGAAGTAGACCTTCTGGCCCGGCTTGACCTTGACGACATCGGCCTCGGAAATCTCCGCCTTGATGACCATGGTGTCGAGATTGGCGATCTTGGCGATGGTGGGCGTCGCGGAATTGGCGTTAAGCGTTTGCCCCACCTCGACCAAGAGCGCGACCACGGTACCATCGGCTGGTGCGACGATGCGCGTCCGCGCCAGGTCGAGTTCGGCGGACTCCACTGTCAGTTCAGCCTGCGCGATCTGCGCCTGCAGCTGATCGATCTGGGCCCGGCCCTGATCCACGGTGGCCTGCGCTGTCTCGAGCGCTGTCTGCGACACGAGGCTGCTGGCACTGAGCTGCTGCTGGCGCGCGAGAGCCGCCTCGGCTGAAACCAGACTGGCCTCCTGGTTGCGCTTCTGCGCCTCGATTCCAGCGAGCGCCGCCTCCGCCGACTTCACGGCATTTTCCTGATTGAGGCTGTCGATCTCCGCGATGAGGTCGCCGGCCTCGACCGCATCGCCCAGAGCCACGTGCACGGCCTTGATGCTGCCCGAGACTTCGGCACCAACGCTGACAAGACTGCTGGCCTGCAAGACGCCCGACGCAAGAACCGTGGTTTCAATATCGCCGCGCGCGACGCTCACCGTATCCGGCGCCGTGCTCGCCTGGGTCGGAGCCAGGAAATACCACCAGGCCGCCGCGCCTGCGCCGCCCAGAACCACCAATGTGACGAGCCACTTCGCCAAAGTCTTCAAATCACCACGTCCTGCAAAATTCGATGTCGCCCCAAGATAATACGATCCCTGCCCCGGCACACGTTAGGACTTCGTAAGGTTGGCAAGCTTTGACGGGCGAGGCCAATCAAAGGGTCGGGAGTGGTTGACGGTGAGCGGCCGAAGGGTCCAACGTCGCGACGTCTTTTGTCTCCTCTGGATATGCCATGTATTCGCTGCTCGACCCCAGCCGCTTCGTCGTTTTCATCACCGGAGCCACGTCTGGCTTCGGGGCCGCCGCGGCTCGCCGTTATGTGGCGGCGGGCGCAAAGGTGATCGCAACGGGGCGGCGCGAGGATCGCCTGCTCGCGCTGCGCGACGAGCTCGGACACGACAAGTGCCACATCATCCCGCTCGACGTGCGCGACCGCGCCGCCGTCGAGGCCGCGATCGCCGCCATCCCTGCTCCTTTCGATGCGATCAACATCGTGCTCGCCAATGCCGGCCTCGCCCTCGGCCTGCAGCCGGCCGCCGAGACCGACCTCGACGACTGGGAAACCATGATCGACACCAATATCAAGGGACTGGTCTACACGGTGCGGCTGCTGCTGCCCGGCCTGATCGCGCGCGGCGGCGGGCATGTGGTGACGCTGGGCTCGGTGGCGGGCGAATTCGCCTATCCCGGCGGCTCGGTCTACGCAGCCTCGAAGGCCTTCGTGAAGCACTTCGCGCTCAATCTCCGCTCGGACCTGCAGGGCAAGAATGTCCGGGTGACCGATATCGAGCCGGGACTGACGGAAACCGAATTCTCGGTGGTGCGCTTCAAGGGCGACGAGGACAAGGCGGGCAATGTCTATGCCGGAACCAAGGCCATGACCGCCGAGGACATTGCGGAGAGCATCTTCTGGGCGACGAGCCTGCCAAGCCATGTCAACGTCAACAAGATCCAGCTGATGGCGACGACGCAGGCCATCGGACCGTTCGCCATCCATCGCGAGGGCTGACAGGCTTCCCGCAAACGGGCAGTATGGGCGCACCATGGAGGGACCCCTCGTGCTGCGCCTTGCCCTTTTGCTGCCCCTGACCCTGTTTACCGCCCTTCCGGCCAACGCCCAGGTGTCGCTCAAATCCATCGGCGACACTTGCCTTGAAAGCGACCTCGACACCTGCAAGGTGCTGACGGCCGGCTACTTCAACCGGGCGGACTATAGCGATGCCGAAGGCGAGCCGCTGATCGCCTGGCAGACCCATGCCGGCACCGGCGAATACGGTGTCATCGGCGGCTTCGTGCTGTTCCGCCATAGCGGCACGGGCTGGGACGTGCTCGACAAGGCCTCGGACGGCTTCTTCCAGGTTCCGACCTTCAACGACGACAACATCCTCCATATTCCCGGCTACAGCCAAGGCACCGGCGTCTTCAATACCGACCGGCTGTATCGGCTGGAGGAAGACGGAACGACCTGGACGCCGATCGACATGGACAACTGGCTGGCCGGTGTCG harbors:
- a CDS encoding SDR family NAD(P)-dependent oxidoreductase; amino-acid sequence: MYSLLDPSRFVVFITGATSGFGAAAARRYVAAGAKVIATGRREDRLLALRDELGHDKCHIIPLDVRDRAAVEAAIAAIPAPFDAINIVLANAGLALGLQPAAETDLDDWETMIDTNIKGLVYTVRLLLPGLIARGGGHVVTLGSVAGEFAYPGGSVYAASKAFVKHFALNLRSDLQGKNVRVTDIEPGLTETEFSVVRFKGDEDKAGNVYAGTKAMTAEDIAESIFWATSLPSHVNVNKIQLMATTQAIGPFAIHREG
- a CDS encoding efflux RND transporter periplasmic adaptor subunit codes for the protein MKTLAKWLVTLVVLGGAGAAAWWYFLAPTQASTAPDTVSVARGDIETTVLASGVLQASSLVSVGAEVSGSIKAVHVALGDAVEAGDLIAEIDSLNQENAVKSAEAALAGIEAQKRNQEASLVSAEAALARQQQLSASSLVSQTALETAQATVDQGRAQIDQLQAQIAQAELTVESAELDLARTRIVAPADGTVVALLVEVGQTLNANSATPTIAKIANLDTMVIKAEISEADVVKVKPGQKVYFTILGEPDERIEATLREIEPAPTSIADDTATSGSAVYYNGLFEVPNENHRLRISMTASVTIVLDEARDVLTLPSSLVTRRGPDGAISVMVYDPASEETRPATVEVGLNNNISAEIISGLAEGDQVVNATGARLSGGSQGGGSRGGPGGMGMMLPRGGG